A single genomic interval of Adhaeribacter pallidiroseus harbors:
- a CDS encoding SusC/RagA family TonB-linked outer membrane protein, with amino-acid sequence MPASKYDVLLPSEVGYTLPLANLNSDAHRGMEGVINYRGKAGELSYTLGVNGTVSRRRDLEQYKPRFGNSWNEYRNSFTDRWANINWGYQVAGQFQSQEEIDSYAVDNDGQGNRTQLPGDLIFKDVNGDKVINDLDQRPIGYAEGANPYFSYGINTSFAYKGFSLFVDFSGASMQSFLRDWELRYPFQNNGTSPDYMFEDRWHRADPFNNDSPWVPGKYPAIRKDNAGHANFQRSDYWVTNVRYIRLRNLELGYTVPQKVINKVGISNLRVYANASNLFSIDNTKEFGVDPEISSANGLVYPQQRSFNLGFVLGL; translated from the coding sequence ATGCCTGCTTCTAAATACGATGTGTTGCTACCCAGTGAGGTAGGCTATACCCTTCCATTGGCTAATTTAAATTCCGATGCCCATCGGGGAATGGAGGGCGTGATAAACTACAGGGGTAAGGCAGGAGAACTGAGCTATACTCTAGGGGTGAATGGTACAGTTTCGAGAAGGAGAGACCTGGAACAATATAAACCCCGGTTCGGGAATTCCTGGAACGAATACCGCAATTCATTTACTGATCGTTGGGCCAATATCAACTGGGGTTACCAGGTAGCTGGTCAGTTCCAATCGCAGGAAGAAATTGACAGTTATGCGGTGGATAACGATGGTCAGGGAAACCGTACCCAATTGCCCGGTGATTTAATATTTAAAGATGTAAACGGCGATAAAGTAATTAACGACTTAGACCAAAGGCCAATTGGTTACGCCGAAGGAGCCAACCCTTATTTTAGCTACGGTATTAATACCAGTTTCGCTTATAAAGGATTTAGTTTGTTCGTCGATTTTTCGGGAGCAAGTATGCAATCTTTCCTGCGCGATTGGGAGTTACGGTACCCTTTCCAGAACAATGGTACTTCGCCGGATTATATGTTCGAAGACCGTTGGCACCGGGCCGATCCGTTTAACAACGATAGCCCGTGGGTACCTGGTAAGTATCCGGCCATCCGCAAAGACAATGCCGGCCATGCCAACTTTCAACGGAGTGATTACTGGGTGACCAACGTGCGATACATCCGCCTGCGAAACCTGGAATTAGGGTATACTGTGCCCCAAAAAGTAATTAACAAAGTAGGTATTTCTAACCTGCGGGTGTATGCCAATGCCTCTAATCTTTTCTCGATTGATAACACCAAAGAGTTTGGGGTAGATCCGGAAATCTCTTCGGCCAACGGCTTGGTATATCCGCAGCAACGCTCATTTAATTTGGGTTTTGTTTTAGGTCTTTAA
- a CDS encoding RagB/SusD family nutrient uptake outer membrane protein, protein MKSIYKFLIFGASLLPLSACQDDWLEREAPNVILEEQVWNDPKMITSLLANFYNRLPAHSQINAGWENFAAYDEAMWSGNGEGSNNIFAYGFDRWRLWDYALIRDINLSLESMEKFGTTLTPAEKTQFAAELRFLRAYQYFELVKRMGGVPLVTTQLIYDFSGDASALQQPRAKEAEVYDFIASELDAIKDQLGNTGSNTRANKFTALALKSRAMLYAGSIAKYNSRLPAPIATPGGEVGIPADRATEYYTKALEASREIITSNTYQLHTGNPNLGENFYEAVSRKANNNEVILAQDFLVSKDKRHGFTYDNIARNIREDNLSSSIITPVLNLVEDYEYLDGTSGELKLRTVNNSDYIYYDNLQDVFANKDARLYGTVIYPGTSFRGLEVQVQAGVKVWNGSDYQTVESDVLGSRYTDGGLLTGASGPQRSQTEVSNTGFYLRKYIDPAPGASTRGIRSDMWWVRFRYAEVLLNASEAALELDLLPEALGYVNQVRERAGFGSNSLTELTLGRLQNERRAEFAFEDHRVWDLKRWRIAHEVWNGSEASPDAVLYALYPYRVVRPGHPTHNKYVFDKLRAPRFRAPRNFQMGNYYSSIDQGVLNNNPKIIRNPFH, encoded by the coding sequence ATGAAAAGTATTTATAAATTTTTAATTTTTGGTGCCTCTTTACTGCCTCTGTCGGCTTGTCAGGACGATTGGCTGGAGAGAGAAGCGCCTAACGTAATTCTGGAAGAACAGGTCTGGAACGATCCCAAAATGATTACCAGCTTACTGGCTAATTTTTACAATCGTTTGCCTGCGCACTCGCAAATAAATGCCGGTTGGGAAAACTTTGCGGCTTACGATGAAGCCATGTGGTCGGGTAATGGCGAGGGTTCCAATAATATCTTTGCTTACGGTTTTGACCGCTGGCGTTTATGGGATTACGCTTTAATCCGGGATATCAACTTATCGCTGGAAAGCATGGAAAAGTTTGGTACAACGCTTACACCAGCCGAGAAAACCCAGTTTGCCGCCGAACTCCGGTTCTTACGAGCATATCAGTATTTTGAACTGGTGAAAAGAATGGGCGGCGTACCGCTCGTTACTACCCAACTCATTTACGATTTTAGCGGCGATGCTTCGGCGTTACAACAGCCCCGGGCGAAAGAAGCTGAAGTGTATGACTTTATTGCCAGCGAACTCGATGCGATTAAAGACCAGCTGGGTAACACGGGCAGTAATACCCGGGCGAATAAATTTACCGCCCTTGCTTTAAAAAGCCGGGCTATGCTGTACGCCGGTTCCATTGCTAAATACAACAGCCGGTTACCCGCTCCGATTGCTACCCCGGGAGGTGAAGTAGGTATTCCGGCCGATAGAGCTACGGAGTATTACACCAAAGCCTTGGAAGCCTCCCGCGAAATTATCACCAGCAATACGTATCAGCTACATACGGGCAATCCTAACCTGGGCGAAAATTTCTACGAAGCAGTATCGCGCAAGGCCAACAACAATGAAGTAATTCTGGCACAAGACTTTTTAGTATCCAAAGACAAGCGCCACGGCTTTACTTACGATAACATTGCCCGGAACATTCGCGAGGATAATTTATCATCTTCCATTATTACCCCGGTTTTAAACTTGGTAGAAGATTACGAATACCTGGATGGTACTTCGGGAGAGTTAAAGCTCCGCACGGTCAACAACAGCGATTATATTTATTATGATAATTTACAGGATGTTTTCGCCAATAAAGATGCCCGTCTATACGGTACCGTTATTTACCCCGGTACTTCCTTCCGGGGGCTGGAGGTGCAGGTACAAGCCGGCGTAAAAGTCTGGAATGGCAGCGACTACCAAACCGTAGAATCCGATGTATTAGGTTCCAGATACACCGATGGTGGTTTACTGACCGGGGCTTCCGGTCCGCAGCGTTCGCAAACCGAAGTGTCTAATACCGGTTTTTACCTGCGCAAATACATTGATCCGGCCCCGGGTGCCAGTACCCGCGGAATCCGGAGTGATATGTGGTGGGTCCGGTTCCGGTACGCCGAAGTGTTACTGAATGCTAGCGAAGCAGCTTTAGAATTAGATTTATTACCCGAAGCATTGGGCTACGTGAACCAGGTAAGAGAAAGAGCCGGCTTTGGCTCTAATAGCTTAACCGAGCTAACCTTAGGAAGACTCCAGAACGAGCGACGGGCAGAGTTTGCCTTTGAAGACCACCGGGTATGGGATTTAAAACGGTGGCGCATTGCCCACGAAGTCTGGAATGGCAGTGAGGCTAGTCCGGATGCAGTGCTCTATGCTTTATACCCTTACCGGGTAGTTCGGCCGGGGCACCCCACGCATAATAAGTACGTGTTCGATAAACTTCGGGCTCCCCGGTTCCGGGCACCGCGTAACTTTCAGATGGGCAACTATTATTCTTCCATCGACCAAGGAGTGTTAAACAATAATCCGAAAATCATCAGAAATCCATTCCATTAA
- a CDS encoding DUF3823 domain-containing protein, which translates to MKSNFLIFITLAVITLVTGCQKDNYDPPSSTLSGRVVYEGQPIGVRSNGVQLELWQPGYNLFTKIPVYVAWDGTFSASLFDGDYKLVRLRGNGPWLDNADTINVQVKGSTVVDVPVTPHFIVKTSTFQKNGNAVTATINLQQINAGSKLERVNLYLGTTTIVDQNNNAGGAEVLGTAITDLSQPITLTVNAPANLVSKGYTYARIGVKTEGVAERLYSVPQQVSLK; encoded by the coding sequence ATGAAAAGTAATTTTTTAATTTTTATAACCCTTGCTGTGATTACTTTGGTTACCGGTTGCCAAAAAGACAACTACGACCCGCCATCCTCCACTTTATCGGGGCGGGTGGTGTACGAAGGCCAACCCATTGGCGTCAGATCGAACGGGGTGCAACTGGAATTATGGCAGCCCGGTTACAATTTGTTTACCAAAATACCGGTATATGTAGCCTGGGATGGCACTTTTTCTGCATCCTTGTTCGACGGCGATTATAAATTGGTTCGTTTAAGAGGCAATGGTCCTTGGTTAGACAATGCTGATACTATTAATGTGCAGGTAAAGGGTTCCACGGTAGTAGATGTGCCGGTAACGCCGCATTTTATTGTCAAAACCTCCACCTTTCAGAAAAATGGCAATGCGGTAACAGCTACCATTAATTTGCAACAGATTAATGCGGGCAGCAAACTGGAGCGGGTAAACCTGTATTTAGGAACTACCACTATTGTGGACCAAAATAACAATGCCGGTGGCGCCGAAGTATTGGGTACCGCTATAACGGATTTATCGCAACCCATTACGCTAACGGTAAATGCACCGGCCAATTTAGTAAGCAAGGGCTATACTTACGCCCGTATTGGCGTAAAAACCGAAGGTGTTGCCGAAAGGCTGTATTCGGTGCCGCAGCAAGTATCTTTAAAGTAA
- a CDS encoding glycoside hydrolase family 2 protein, whose product MKYWFLFLVFVFAVPSSKAQTGNWQPVGNKIRTEWAAKVNPANPLPEYPRPHMVRENWQNLNGLWDYALQPKSQESTRPTTFNGKILVPFAVESSLSGVGKTVGKDSVLWYRRTIMVPAKIKKQNVLLHFGAVDWLTEVFVNGQSVGTHQGGYDPFSFDITSALKSGTQQEIAVRVWDPTDDGPQPRGKQVKKPESIWYTPVTGIWQTVWLEGVPKTYITATKQTPDIDKQTLNVSAQVQNAQSSDKLRVSAWDGKKKVAEQEVASGAEAALSVTNAKLWTPESPFLYDLRVAVVRNGKVVDEIKSYFAMRKISMAPDANGTQRMLLNKKFVFQYGPLDQGWWPDGLYTAPTDEALVFDIQKTKDMGFNLIRKHVKVEPARWYNYCDKMGMLVWQDMPSGDLGARWVNNPALEMLNADMTRTPESEKIYRQEWIEIMQDLHNFPSIVVWVPFNEAWGQFKTAEITNWTMQKDPSRLVNSASGGNFHPVGHIIDLHNYPSPAMPRTDLFGAKQVIVLGEFGGLGLPLTGHTWQQKDNWGYQSFKNPEELFARYSKFMDTMSELIKTGLSAAIYTQTTDVEIETNGLMTYDRKVIKVPTNRLKEVHTKLYNPGLVSLK is encoded by the coding sequence ATGAAATATTGGTTTTTGTTTTTAGTCTTTGTTTTTGCGGTACCGAGTAGTAAGGCCCAAACAGGCAACTGGCAACCAGTCGGTAATAAGATCCGGACCGAGTGGGCCGCCAAAGTTAATCCTGCTAATCCTTTACCGGAATACCCGCGTCCGCATATGGTGCGCGAAAACTGGCAGAACCTGAACGGATTGTGGGACTATGCTCTGCAACCCAAAAGCCAGGAAAGCACCCGACCTACCACCTTTAACGGAAAGATTCTGGTACCTTTTGCCGTAGAATCTTCTTTATCCGGGGTAGGCAAAACCGTCGGCAAAGACAGTGTTTTGTGGTACCGCAGAACCATTATGGTTCCGGCTAAAATCAAAAAGCAAAATGTATTGCTGCACTTTGGCGCCGTAGATTGGTTAACCGAAGTTTTTGTAAACGGCCAATCCGTAGGAACCCACCAGGGTGGTTATGATCCGTTTTCGTTTGATATTACTTCGGCATTAAAATCGGGTACGCAGCAGGAAATAGCCGTGCGGGTTTGGGACCCAACCGATGATGGCCCCCAACCGCGTGGCAAACAAGTTAAAAAACCCGAAAGCATCTGGTATACCCCGGTAACCGGTATCTGGCAAACCGTGTGGCTCGAAGGCGTACCCAAAACCTACATTACCGCTACGAAACAAACTCCCGATATCGATAAGCAAACCTTGAACGTAAGCGCCCAAGTGCAGAATGCGCAAAGCAGCGACAAACTTCGGGTAAGTGCCTGGGACGGTAAAAAGAAAGTAGCGGAACAAGAAGTGGCCAGTGGTGCGGAAGCCGCCCTGAGCGTGACTAACGCTAAATTATGGACGCCCGAATCGCCGTTTTTGTATGATTTACGGGTGGCCGTGGTGCGTAACGGCAAAGTAGTAGACGAAATAAAAAGTTATTTTGCCATGCGAAAAATCAGCATGGCGCCCGATGCCAATGGTACCCAGCGCATGCTGCTAAACAAAAAATTTGTATTTCAATACGGCCCCCTGGACCAAGGCTGGTGGCCCGATGGCTTGTATACCGCTCCCACCGACGAAGCTTTGGTTTTTGATATTCAGAAGACTAAAGACATGGGCTTTAACCTGATCCGGAAGCACGTAAAAGTAGAGCCGGCACGCTGGTATAACTACTGCGATAAAATGGGCATGCTGGTGTGGCAGGATATGCCGAGCGGCGACTTAGGCGCCCGTTGGGTAAATAATCCCGCCCTCGAAATGCTGAACGCCGACATGACCCGTACCCCTGAATCGGAGAAAATATACCGGCAGGAGTGGATCGAGATTATGCAGGATTTACACAACTTCCCGAGCATTGTGGTGTGGGTGCCGTTTAACGAAGCCTGGGGCCAGTTTAAAACCGCCGAAATTACCAACTGGACCATGCAGAAAGACCCTTCGCGGTTAGTAAACAGCGCCAGCGGCGGTAACTTTCACCCAGTAGGGCATATCATCGATTTGCACAATTACCCGTCTCCGGCCATGCCTCGGACGGATTTGTTTGGGGCTAAACAAGTTATTGTGTTGGGGGAGTTCGGAGGATTAGGCTTGCCGCTGACCGGCCACACCTGGCAGCAAAAAGATAACTGGGGCTACCAGAGTTTTAAAAATCCCGAGGAGTTATTTGCCCGCTATTCCAAGTTTATGGATACCATGTCGGAGTTAATTAAAACCGGCTTATCAGCCGCGATATATACCCAAACCACCGATGTAGAAATAGAGACCAATGGCCTCATGACTTACGACCGCAAAGTTATTAAAGTGCCTACGAACCGCTTAAAAGAAGTGCATACCAAATTGTATAATCCGGGTTTGGTTAGTTTAAAATAA
- a CDS encoding glutaminase family protein, translated as MKKLVASFIVFLQVLGLQAQDVRPPAVPLITIDPYTSVWSFTDKLNEEPTKHWTGRNQPINGLIRVDGKTYQFLGAEAPVYQTIVPTAVSEAYPVHYTFEKPGNDWMKPGFSATAWQAGKGSLGSDNMNPKPTTSWNTEEVWLRREINLPAVNPEQIILTMFHDDNVELYINGLPAYECACFTNKYQQYSLTPEVKASLKKGRNLVAAHVKNTAGPSLIDFGLVKELPVTVTVDKAAQKSVQVNATQSIYDFTVGPVDLKVTFTSPLLLNKLDILSRPASYITWQAQANDRKTHDVKVYFDASADLAVDQPDQKVTWQKTTANNLNVLRVGTSEQKVLGKKGDDVRIDWGYLYVTTPVAAQTGTTITIGTAARTAFTKSGVLTTTLDTNKPRSANDKPVVLATVQNLGKVGSTPVSNHVTVGYDDIYAVEFFGKKLPAWWRRDGKATAETMLAAAEKDYADLVTQCAAFDKRLSADATQAGGEAYAKLCALSYRQAIAAHKLVANTNGTPLFFSKENFSNGSIGTVDITYPSAPLFLLYNPVLLQGMMEPIFYYSESGKWTKPFAAHDVGTYPIANGQTYGEDMPVEESGNMLILTAAIAKAEKNANYAKKHWQVLTTWAEYLKKEGFDPANQLCTDDFAGHIARNANLSIKAILGLASYGQLAGQLGDAKTAEAYQNTAKEMAQKWMQLANAGDHYSLVFEKPDTWSQKYNLVWDELLGLNIFPDEVEEKEIKYYLTKQQNYGLPLDSRKTYTKSDWIIWTATMANNPADFQKLVQPVFRYVNETTTRMPVSDWHETTDGKSVGFRARSVVGGYFIKMLPK; from the coding sequence ATGAAAAAACTAGTTGCCAGCTTTATAGTCTTCTTGCAAGTTCTGGGGCTCCAAGCCCAGGACGTTCGTCCGCCGGCGGTGCCCTTGATTACCATTGATCCGTATACCAGCGTTTGGTCGTTCACGGACAAGTTAAACGAAGAACCAACCAAGCACTGGACTGGCCGCAATCAGCCGATAAACGGATTAATCCGGGTGGATGGGAAAACGTACCAGTTCTTAGGGGCGGAAGCACCGGTTTACCAAACCATTGTACCTACGGCCGTTTCGGAAGCTTATCCGGTGCATTATACTTTTGAAAAACCCGGCAATGACTGGATGAAACCAGGTTTTAGCGCCACTGCCTGGCAAGCTGGTAAAGGTTCTTTAGGTTCCGATAACATGAACCCGAAACCAACTACCTCCTGGAACACCGAGGAAGTTTGGCTGCGGCGGGAAATAAACCTGCCCGCCGTAAATCCGGAGCAAATAATTTTAACCATGTTTCACGACGATAACGTGGAATTATACATTAACGGCTTGCCCGCTTACGAATGTGCCTGCTTTACGAACAAATACCAGCAATATTCTTTAACACCGGAAGTAAAAGCTTCCTTGAAAAAAGGCAGAAACCTGGTAGCGGCGCACGTGAAAAATACCGCCGGCCCTTCGTTAATTGATTTTGGCTTGGTAAAAGAGTTACCCGTTACCGTTACGGTAGATAAGGCTGCTCAGAAATCGGTGCAGGTAAACGCCACCCAGAGCATTTATGATTTCACGGTGGGGCCAGTAGATTTAAAAGTAACTTTTACCTCTCCTTTGCTTTTAAACAAACTCGATATTCTGTCGCGGCCGGCTTCTTACATTACCTGGCAAGCCCAAGCCAACGATCGTAAAACCCACGACGTTAAAGTTTACTTTGATGCATCCGCCGATTTAGCCGTAGACCAACCCGATCAGAAAGTTACCTGGCAAAAAACCACGGCTAATAATTTAAACGTACTGCGCGTAGGTACCAGTGAGCAAAAAGTTCTGGGTAAAAAAGGCGACGATGTGCGCATTGACTGGGGTTATTTGTACGTAACCACTCCGGTAGCTGCCCAAACCGGCACCACCATTACCATTGGCACGGCGGCCCGCACCGCATTCACCAAGTCGGGAGTTTTAACCACCACCCTGGATACCAACAAACCTCGTTCCGCCAACGATAAACCCGTAGTATTAGCTACCGTTCAAAATTTAGGCAAAGTTGGCTCTACCCCGGTAAGTAATCACGTAACGGTGGGGTACGACGATATTTACGCCGTCGAGTTTTTTGGTAAAAAATTGCCGGCCTGGTGGCGCCGCGATGGCAAAGCTACCGCCGAAACCATGCTGGCTGCCGCCGAAAAAGATTATGCCGATTTAGTAACGCAATGCGCCGCTTTTGATAAACGTCTATCCGCCGATGCTACGCAAGCCGGCGGCGAAGCTTACGCAAAACTCTGTGCCTTAAGCTACCGCCAAGCCATTGCCGCGCATAAATTAGTGGCTAATACCAATGGCACGCCGCTCTTTTTCTCTAAAGAAAATTTTAGTAACGGTTCTATTGGTACCGTAGATATTACTTACCCGTCGGCACCGCTGTTTTTGTTGTATAACCCGGTGTTGCTGCAAGGCATGATGGAACCAATTTTCTATTATTCCGAAAGCGGTAAATGGACCAAACCTTTTGCCGCCCATGATGTGGGAACCTACCCAATAGCCAATGGCCAAACCTACGGCGAAGACATGCCAGTGGAAGAATCCGGCAACATGCTTATTTTAACTGCCGCCATTGCCAAAGCCGAAAAAAACGCCAACTACGCCAAAAAACATTGGCAAGTACTAACCACCTGGGCCGAATATTTAAAAAAAGAAGGTTTTGACCCGGCCAACCAATTATGTACCGACGATTTTGCCGGCCACATTGCCCGCAATGCCAACTTATCTATTAAAGCTATTCTGGGTTTAGCCAGTTACGGCCAGTTGGCCGGGCAGTTAGGCGATGCTAAAACCGCCGAAGCTTACCAGAATACCGCCAAAGAAATGGCCCAAAAGTGGATGCAGCTCGCCAATGCCGGCGACCATTACAGCCTGGTTTTTGAAAAACCCGATACCTGGAGCCAGAAGTATAATCTGGTGTGGGACGAACTCTTGGGTTTAAATATTTTCCCGGACGAAGTAGAAGAAAAAGAAATAAAGTATTATTTAACCAAGCAGCAAAATTACGGTTTACCGCTCGACAGCCGTAAAACGTACACCAAAAGCGATTGGATTATCTGGACCGCCACTATGGCCAATAATCCCGCCGATTTCCAGAAGTTAGTACAGCCGGTATTCCGTTACGTAAAC